A section of the Salminus brasiliensis chromosome 10, fSalBra1.hap2, whole genome shotgun sequence genome encodes:
- the edrf1 gene encoding erythroid differentiation-related factor 1 isoform X1, giving the protein MLPQSRSVTHQHTQESVGATLSKFLDGSESWPKVAVWLKMSSPEHEPVSSVPTDHMHEDVDHDSTAGEDTKQGAVVCLGNNEVKSRAVVKYSAAPPPATYALLQEQTDLKLPPANWLRESTQLGSAGTTVLGSSSKSKPFSSFGMAYDFIDSIGNDVDVVSDSENIKKLLKIPYSKSHVSMAVHRVGRTLLLDELDIQELFMRSSHTGDWTWLKEFYQRLIDQKWQRKKKSKEHWYEKAILSKFLYYSINGNDVAEPVPSDSDNCAEAEEACGSAEYGPSWPATFNSTASEADQSTIPKEERVGNTYALGHVTSIPKEQNLPTLFNEGENSQGLKNDFVRNILWTFEDIHMLVGSNMPIFGGGRYPAVSLRLRDNNKPINILTGIDYWLDNLMCNVPELVMCFHVNGIVQKYEMIKTEDIPDLENSTFSTRVVKDIAQNILSFLKSNCTKEGHTYWLFKASGSDIVKLYDLTTLCEEAPEEKCQNPFTLPVAVLLYKVASNMMLKKTQNRKHYGTIRTLLLNCVKLLDKEKHPQIIASAHYMLSELFQLDDSSEEESNGESLRNGGSEDSYSEDEDEEDDEDESCSYSTSSDPPKDCKAVAVIKSVGELSVPEKYTSTHKIRPNCSFPVSQDKEEKCRLVLCYVLKGLKAVDSSIKKESDLPAADPNTPIPLKYEESGARAVEKEIALLLDRAAPCGEGLKLPMRSGMLPGSWQHQMKLQLFLKASKAYCVLAEAATNLLKYGRALRYIKLALQCHDAYCAISSGLYPRVLLFHSQCLSLCGDIQLMLAQNASNRAAYLEEYNYQTRDDQEILHCLHRESSCQAFNMATDLATDPEYQLFVSSKCYEAAHDLLTSEALKDLGQEQLAQVLKRLGNIRNEMGVFYMNQAAALQTEKEGVRRSVCAAEQELWKKSFSYFEKGMQNFEAISDSVNKALLLCNIGRLMRICAQAHCAMTSEESRGEFSPEEALYYNKAVDYYQRAMKSLGSRESHTAVWDSVNWELSTTYFTLATLLQDYAPLSRKAQEQIEREVTEAMMKSLRYCDLQTESARQPLYQYRAATIHHRLASMYHSCYRNQVGNESLRKQHRSLAELHYSKAVRLFLSLSDAPCELLRTLLERVAFAEFTMAGQNSSAVKLKTLTGALEIMNETRHAFRLIHKELHEQQQREALAVEETVNPEESNEGCDSSASSGLNTQEVLKLIGVFEPSFSFLLLQLVKLSTTSKRKPSAKEEEQVKVYKQVYSRLLRAEKNAALIQRVALYLELLDQLSPPAETDETGPSV; this is encoded by the exons ATGCTGCCGCAGTCACGCAGCGtcacacatcaacacacaca GGAGAGCGTCGGAGCTACTTTATCGAAGTTTCTGGATGGCTCAGAGAGTTGGCCGAAGGTGGCTGTCTGGCTGAAAATGAGCTCTCCAGAACATGAACCGGTGTCGTCTGTGCCTACAGACCACATGCATGAAGACGTGGATCACGACAGCACTGCCGGCGAAGACACAAAACAG GGGGCAGTTGTATGTCTTGGTAACAACGAAGTAAAGAGTCGCGCTGTGGTGAAGTACTCTGCAGCACCGCCCCCAGCCACCTATGCACTTCTTCAGGAGCAGACAGATCTCAAGTTGCCCCCAGCTAACTGGCTGCGAGAGAGTACCCAGCTCGGCTCTGCTGGGACCACTGTTCTTGGATCCAGTAGCAAAAGCAAACCCTTCTCCAG CTTTGGTATGGCCTATGACTTCATTGACTCCATTGGGAATGATGTTGATGTGGTGTCTGATTCAGAG AACATAAAAAAGCTGCTGAAGATCCCGTACAGTAAGTCTCATGTCAGCATGGCAGTTCATCGGGTGGGCAGGACTCTGCTGCTGGATGAGCTTGACATTCAAGAGCTCTTTATGCGGTCATCCCAT ACGGGAGACTGGACATGGCTGAAAGAGTTTTACCAGAGGCTTATTGACCAGAAGTGGCaaaggaagaagaaaagtaaAGAGCACTGGTATGAAAAGGCGATCCTCTCCAAGTTCCTTTACTACAG TataaatggaaatgatgttGCAGAACCTGTGCCTTCAGACTCAGACAACTGTGCTGAGGCAGAGGAGGCCTGTGGAAGTGCTGAATATGGTCCGTCCTGGCCTGCTACCTTTAACAGTACTGCTTCTGAAGCAGACCAGTCCACTATTCCCAAAGAG GAGCGAGTGGGGAACACTTATGCTCTTGGTCATGTCACATCTATTCCTAAAGAGCAGAACCTTCCCACTCTCTTCAATGAGGGAGAGAACAGCCAG GGCTTAAAGAATGACTTTGTACGGAATATCCTCTGGACGTTTGAGGACATTCACATGCTAGTGGGGTCCAACATGCCCATCTTTGGAGGAGGGCGCTACCCAGCAGTCAGTCTACGACTCAG GGATAACAACAAACCAATCAACATTCTCACTGGTATTGATTACTGGTTGGACAATTTGATGTGCAATGTACCAGAGCTTGTCATGTGCTTCCATGTAAATGGAATAGTACAG aAGTATGAGATGATAAAGACAGAGGACATCCCTGATTTGGAGAATTCTACTTTTTCCACGCGAGTTGTGAAGGACATTGCCCAGAatattctttcttttctcaagTCTAATTGTACCAAAGAAGGACACACCTATTGGCTATTTAAGG CCAGTGGAAGTGACATCGTAAAGCTGTATGACCTGACTACTCTGTGTGAGGAAGCGCCTGAAGAAAAGTGCCAGAATCCCTTCACCCTGCCTGTGGCTGTGCTGCTGTATAA GGTGGCCAGCAATATGATGCTGAAAAAGACCCAAAACAGGAAGCATTATGGGACCATCAGAACTCTCCTGCTCAACTGTGTTAAACTGCTGGATAAGGAAAAACACCCGCAA ATCATAGCCTCAGCACACTACATGCTTTCAGAGCTGTTCCAGCTAGATGACTCGAGTGAGGAAGAGAGTAATGGAGAGTCTCTGCGGAATGGAGGCTCAGAAGACAGTTAcagtgaggatgaggatgaagaagatgatgaagatgagagCTGCTCCTACAGCACATCGTCTGATCCACCGAAGGACTGCAAGGCTGTGGCAGTCATTAAGTCAGTGGGAGagctgtctgttcctgaaaagtACACCTCCACTCACAAGATCAGA CCCAACTGTTCATTTCCTGTGTCCCAAGACAAGGAAGAGAAATGTAGGCTTGTCCTTTGCTACGTTCTAAAG GGGCTGAAGGCAGTGGATAGCAGCATAAAGAAGGAAAGTGACTTGCCAGCGGCCGACCCAAACACCCCCATTCCTCTGAAATATGAGGAGAGTGGAGCCAGGGCTGTGGAGAAAGAGATTGCCCTGTTGCTTGACAGAG CTGCCCCGTGTGGTGAGGGCCTCAAGTTACCCATGCGCTCAGGCATGCTACCTGGCTCCTGGCAACACCAGATGAAGCTGCAGCTATTCCTGAAGGCCTCAAAAGCCTACTGTGTACTTGCTGAGGCTGCCACTAACCTGTTGAAGTATGGCCGTGCCCTGCGGTACATCAAACTGGCTTTACAATGCCATG ATGCATATTGTGCTATAAGCAGTGGATTGTACCCACGTGTCCTGTTGTTCCATagtcaatgtctctctctgtgtggtgACATACAGCTCATGTTGGCCCAGAATGCCTCAAACAGAGCTGCTTATCTGGAAGAGTACAACTACCAGACCAGAGATGATCAGGAGATCCTTCATTGTCTGCACCGGGAGAGCTCCTGCCAAG CCTTCAACATGGCCACTGATCTAGCCACTGACCCAGAGTACCAGCTTTTTGTCAGCAGTAAGTGTTATGAGGCTGCCCATGATCTTTTGACTTCTGAGGCACTGAAGGACCTGGGCCAGGAACAGCTGGCGCAGGTTTTGAAGCGGCTTGGCAACATCCGCAACGAGATGGGCGTGTTTTACATGAACCAggctgcagctttacagacgGAGAAAGAAGGAG TGCGGAGGTCGGTGTGTGCAGCAGAGCAGGAACTGTGGAAGAAAAGCTTCTCATATTTTGAGAAGGGCATGCAGAACTTTGAGGCCATCTCTGACTCTGTGAATAAAgctctgctgctgtgtaacatcGGCAGGCTGATGCGCATCTGCGCCCAGGCCCACTGCGCCATGACCTCAGAGGAGAGCCGTGGAGAGTTCTCACCGGAGGAAGCTCTTTACTACAACAAG GCTGTAGATTACTATCAAAGGGCCATGAAAAGTCTAGGCAGCAGAGAGAGCCATACAGCAGTATGGGATTCAGTGAACTGGGAGCTCTCTACCACATACTTTACCCTGGCAACACTGCTGCAGGACTATGCCCCACTGTCCCGCAAAGCCCAAGAGCAG ATTGAAAGAGAAGTGACAGAAGCCATGATGAAGTCTTTGCGATATTGTGACCTCCAGACGGAGTCTGCTCGTCAGCCACTGTACCAGTACAGAGCGGCTACCATTCACCACAGACTTGCCTCCATGTACCACAGCTGCTACCGCAACCAG GTGGGTAATGAGAGTTTACGGAAGCAGCATAGGTCTCTAGCAGAGCTCCATTACTCCAAAGCGGTCCGTCTGTTCCTCAGTCTTAGCGATGCACCCTGTGAGCTGCTTCGCACGCTGCTTGAGAGAGTAGCCTTTGCGGAGTTCACTATGGCAG GGCAGAACAGCAGTGCTGTGAAACTAAAAACCCTAACAGGTGCTCTAGAGATCATGAATGAAACACGGCATGCCTTCAGGCTAATCCACAAAGAGCTACATGAGCAACAGCAGAGAGAG GCATTGGCAGTAGAAGAGACTGTCAATCCTGAAGAGTCAAATGAGGGGTGTGATAGCTCTGCCTCTTCAGGACTGAACACACAGGAGGTGTTGAAGCTGATTGGTGTCTTTGAGCCCAGTTTTTCCttcctgctgctgcagctggtCAAACTCAGCACCACCAGTAAACGCAAACCCAG CGCTAAAGAAGAGGAGCAGGTGAAAGTCTACAAGCAGGTGTACTCCCGGCTGTTGCGAGCAGAAAAGAATGCAGCCCTGATCCAGCGTGTTGCCCTCTATTTGGAACTTCTGGATCAGCTGAGCCCACCAGCAGAAACTGATGAAACAGGACCATCAGTGTAA
- the edrf1 gene encoding erythroid differentiation-related factor 1 isoform X2: protein MSSPEHEPVSSVPTDHMHEDVDHDSTAGEDTKQGAVVCLGNNEVKSRAVVKYSAAPPPATYALLQEQTDLKLPPANWLRESTQLGSAGTTVLGSSSKSKPFSSFGMAYDFIDSIGNDVDVVSDSENIKKLLKIPYSKSHVSMAVHRVGRTLLLDELDIQELFMRSSHTGDWTWLKEFYQRLIDQKWQRKKKSKEHWYEKAILSKFLYYSINGNDVAEPVPSDSDNCAEAEEACGSAEYGPSWPATFNSTASEADQSTIPKEERVGNTYALGHVTSIPKEQNLPTLFNEGENSQGLKNDFVRNILWTFEDIHMLVGSNMPIFGGGRYPAVSLRLRDNNKPINILTGIDYWLDNLMCNVPELVMCFHVNGIVQKYEMIKTEDIPDLENSTFSTRVVKDIAQNILSFLKSNCTKEGHTYWLFKASGSDIVKLYDLTTLCEEAPEEKCQNPFTLPVAVLLYKVASNMMLKKTQNRKHYGTIRTLLLNCVKLLDKEKHPQIIASAHYMLSELFQLDDSSEEESNGESLRNGGSEDSYSEDEDEEDDEDESCSYSTSSDPPKDCKAVAVIKSVGELSVPEKYTSTHKIRPNCSFPVSQDKEEKCRLVLCYVLKGLKAVDSSIKKESDLPAADPNTPIPLKYEESGARAVEKEIALLLDRAAPCGEGLKLPMRSGMLPGSWQHQMKLQLFLKASKAYCVLAEAATNLLKYGRALRYIKLALQCHDAYCAISSGLYPRVLLFHSQCLSLCGDIQLMLAQNASNRAAYLEEYNYQTRDDQEILHCLHRESSCQAFNMATDLATDPEYQLFVSSKCYEAAHDLLTSEALKDLGQEQLAQVLKRLGNIRNEMGVFYMNQAAALQTEKEGVRRSVCAAEQELWKKSFSYFEKGMQNFEAISDSVNKALLLCNIGRLMRICAQAHCAMTSEESRGEFSPEEALYYNKAVDYYQRAMKSLGSRESHTAVWDSVNWELSTTYFTLATLLQDYAPLSRKAQEQIEREVTEAMMKSLRYCDLQTESARQPLYQYRAATIHHRLASMYHSCYRNQVGNESLRKQHRSLAELHYSKAVRLFLSLSDAPCELLRTLLERVAFAEFTMAGQNSSAVKLKTLTGALEIMNETRHAFRLIHKELHEQQQREALAVEETVNPEESNEGCDSSASSGLNTQEVLKLIGVFEPSFSFLLLQLVKLSTTSKRKPSAKEEEQVKVYKQVYSRLLRAEKNAALIQRVALYLELLDQLSPPAETDETGPSV from the exons ATGAGCTCTCCAGAACATGAACCGGTGTCGTCTGTGCCTACAGACCACATGCATGAAGACGTGGATCACGACAGCACTGCCGGCGAAGACACAAAACAG GGGGCAGTTGTATGTCTTGGTAACAACGAAGTAAAGAGTCGCGCTGTGGTGAAGTACTCTGCAGCACCGCCCCCAGCCACCTATGCACTTCTTCAGGAGCAGACAGATCTCAAGTTGCCCCCAGCTAACTGGCTGCGAGAGAGTACCCAGCTCGGCTCTGCTGGGACCACTGTTCTTGGATCCAGTAGCAAAAGCAAACCCTTCTCCAG CTTTGGTATGGCCTATGACTTCATTGACTCCATTGGGAATGATGTTGATGTGGTGTCTGATTCAGAG AACATAAAAAAGCTGCTGAAGATCCCGTACAGTAAGTCTCATGTCAGCATGGCAGTTCATCGGGTGGGCAGGACTCTGCTGCTGGATGAGCTTGACATTCAAGAGCTCTTTATGCGGTCATCCCAT ACGGGAGACTGGACATGGCTGAAAGAGTTTTACCAGAGGCTTATTGACCAGAAGTGGCaaaggaagaagaaaagtaaAGAGCACTGGTATGAAAAGGCGATCCTCTCCAAGTTCCTTTACTACAG TataaatggaaatgatgttGCAGAACCTGTGCCTTCAGACTCAGACAACTGTGCTGAGGCAGAGGAGGCCTGTGGAAGTGCTGAATATGGTCCGTCCTGGCCTGCTACCTTTAACAGTACTGCTTCTGAAGCAGACCAGTCCACTATTCCCAAAGAG GAGCGAGTGGGGAACACTTATGCTCTTGGTCATGTCACATCTATTCCTAAAGAGCAGAACCTTCCCACTCTCTTCAATGAGGGAGAGAACAGCCAG GGCTTAAAGAATGACTTTGTACGGAATATCCTCTGGACGTTTGAGGACATTCACATGCTAGTGGGGTCCAACATGCCCATCTTTGGAGGAGGGCGCTACCCAGCAGTCAGTCTACGACTCAG GGATAACAACAAACCAATCAACATTCTCACTGGTATTGATTACTGGTTGGACAATTTGATGTGCAATGTACCAGAGCTTGTCATGTGCTTCCATGTAAATGGAATAGTACAG aAGTATGAGATGATAAAGACAGAGGACATCCCTGATTTGGAGAATTCTACTTTTTCCACGCGAGTTGTGAAGGACATTGCCCAGAatattctttcttttctcaagTCTAATTGTACCAAAGAAGGACACACCTATTGGCTATTTAAGG CCAGTGGAAGTGACATCGTAAAGCTGTATGACCTGACTACTCTGTGTGAGGAAGCGCCTGAAGAAAAGTGCCAGAATCCCTTCACCCTGCCTGTGGCTGTGCTGCTGTATAA GGTGGCCAGCAATATGATGCTGAAAAAGACCCAAAACAGGAAGCATTATGGGACCATCAGAACTCTCCTGCTCAACTGTGTTAAACTGCTGGATAAGGAAAAACACCCGCAA ATCATAGCCTCAGCACACTACATGCTTTCAGAGCTGTTCCAGCTAGATGACTCGAGTGAGGAAGAGAGTAATGGAGAGTCTCTGCGGAATGGAGGCTCAGAAGACAGTTAcagtgaggatgaggatgaagaagatgatgaagatgagagCTGCTCCTACAGCACATCGTCTGATCCACCGAAGGACTGCAAGGCTGTGGCAGTCATTAAGTCAGTGGGAGagctgtctgttcctgaaaagtACACCTCCACTCACAAGATCAGA CCCAACTGTTCATTTCCTGTGTCCCAAGACAAGGAAGAGAAATGTAGGCTTGTCCTTTGCTACGTTCTAAAG GGGCTGAAGGCAGTGGATAGCAGCATAAAGAAGGAAAGTGACTTGCCAGCGGCCGACCCAAACACCCCCATTCCTCTGAAATATGAGGAGAGTGGAGCCAGGGCTGTGGAGAAAGAGATTGCCCTGTTGCTTGACAGAG CTGCCCCGTGTGGTGAGGGCCTCAAGTTACCCATGCGCTCAGGCATGCTACCTGGCTCCTGGCAACACCAGATGAAGCTGCAGCTATTCCTGAAGGCCTCAAAAGCCTACTGTGTACTTGCTGAGGCTGCCACTAACCTGTTGAAGTATGGCCGTGCCCTGCGGTACATCAAACTGGCTTTACAATGCCATG ATGCATATTGTGCTATAAGCAGTGGATTGTACCCACGTGTCCTGTTGTTCCATagtcaatgtctctctctgtgtggtgACATACAGCTCATGTTGGCCCAGAATGCCTCAAACAGAGCTGCTTATCTGGAAGAGTACAACTACCAGACCAGAGATGATCAGGAGATCCTTCATTGTCTGCACCGGGAGAGCTCCTGCCAAG CCTTCAACATGGCCACTGATCTAGCCACTGACCCAGAGTACCAGCTTTTTGTCAGCAGTAAGTGTTATGAGGCTGCCCATGATCTTTTGACTTCTGAGGCACTGAAGGACCTGGGCCAGGAACAGCTGGCGCAGGTTTTGAAGCGGCTTGGCAACATCCGCAACGAGATGGGCGTGTTTTACATGAACCAggctgcagctttacagacgGAGAAAGAAGGAG TGCGGAGGTCGGTGTGTGCAGCAGAGCAGGAACTGTGGAAGAAAAGCTTCTCATATTTTGAGAAGGGCATGCAGAACTTTGAGGCCATCTCTGACTCTGTGAATAAAgctctgctgctgtgtaacatcGGCAGGCTGATGCGCATCTGCGCCCAGGCCCACTGCGCCATGACCTCAGAGGAGAGCCGTGGAGAGTTCTCACCGGAGGAAGCTCTTTACTACAACAAG GCTGTAGATTACTATCAAAGGGCCATGAAAAGTCTAGGCAGCAGAGAGAGCCATACAGCAGTATGGGATTCAGTGAACTGGGAGCTCTCTACCACATACTTTACCCTGGCAACACTGCTGCAGGACTATGCCCCACTGTCCCGCAAAGCCCAAGAGCAG ATTGAAAGAGAAGTGACAGAAGCCATGATGAAGTCTTTGCGATATTGTGACCTCCAGACGGAGTCTGCTCGTCAGCCACTGTACCAGTACAGAGCGGCTACCATTCACCACAGACTTGCCTCCATGTACCACAGCTGCTACCGCAACCAG GTGGGTAATGAGAGTTTACGGAAGCAGCATAGGTCTCTAGCAGAGCTCCATTACTCCAAAGCGGTCCGTCTGTTCCTCAGTCTTAGCGATGCACCCTGTGAGCTGCTTCGCACGCTGCTTGAGAGAGTAGCCTTTGCGGAGTTCACTATGGCAG GGCAGAACAGCAGTGCTGTGAAACTAAAAACCCTAACAGGTGCTCTAGAGATCATGAATGAAACACGGCATGCCTTCAGGCTAATCCACAAAGAGCTACATGAGCAACAGCAGAGAGAG GCATTGGCAGTAGAAGAGACTGTCAATCCTGAAGAGTCAAATGAGGGGTGTGATAGCTCTGCCTCTTCAGGACTGAACACACAGGAGGTGTTGAAGCTGATTGGTGTCTTTGAGCCCAGTTTTTCCttcctgctgctgcagctggtCAAACTCAGCACCACCAGTAAACGCAAACCCAG CGCTAAAGAAGAGGAGCAGGTGAAAGTCTACAAGCAGGTGTACTCCCGGCTGTTGCGAGCAGAAAAGAATGCAGCCCTGATCCAGCGTGTTGCCCTCTATTTGGAACTTCTGGATCAGCTGAGCCCACCAGCAGAAACTGATGAAACAGGACCATCAGTGTAA
- the edrf1 gene encoding erythroid differentiation-related factor 1 isoform X3, which translates to MAVHRVGRTLLLDELDIQELFMRSSHTGDWTWLKEFYQRLIDQKWQRKKKSKEHWYEKAILSKFLYYSINGNDVAEPVPSDSDNCAEAEEACGSAEYGPSWPATFNSTASEADQSTIPKEERVGNTYALGHVTSIPKEQNLPTLFNEGENSQGLKNDFVRNILWTFEDIHMLVGSNMPIFGGGRYPAVSLRLRDNNKPINILTGIDYWLDNLMCNVPELVMCFHVNGIVQKYEMIKTEDIPDLENSTFSTRVVKDIAQNILSFLKSNCTKEGHTYWLFKASGSDIVKLYDLTTLCEEAPEEKCQNPFTLPVAVLLYKVASNMMLKKTQNRKHYGTIRTLLLNCVKLLDKEKHPQIIASAHYMLSELFQLDDSSEEESNGESLRNGGSEDSYSEDEDEEDDEDESCSYSTSSDPPKDCKAVAVIKSVGELSVPEKYTSTHKIRPNCSFPVSQDKEEKCRLVLCYVLKGLKAVDSSIKKESDLPAADPNTPIPLKYEESGARAVEKEIALLLDRAAPCGEGLKLPMRSGMLPGSWQHQMKLQLFLKASKAYCVLAEAATNLLKYGRALRYIKLALQCHDAYCAISSGLYPRVLLFHSQCLSLCGDIQLMLAQNASNRAAYLEEYNYQTRDDQEILHCLHRESSCQAFNMATDLATDPEYQLFVSSKCYEAAHDLLTSEALKDLGQEQLAQVLKRLGNIRNEMGVFYMNQAAALQTEKEGVRRSVCAAEQELWKKSFSYFEKGMQNFEAISDSVNKALLLCNIGRLMRICAQAHCAMTSEESRGEFSPEEALYYNKAVDYYQRAMKSLGSRESHTAVWDSVNWELSTTYFTLATLLQDYAPLSRKAQEQIEREVTEAMMKSLRYCDLQTESARQPLYQYRAATIHHRLASMYHSCYRNQVGNESLRKQHRSLAELHYSKAVRLFLSLSDAPCELLRTLLERVAFAEFTMAGQNSSAVKLKTLTGALEIMNETRHAFRLIHKELHEQQQREALAVEETVNPEESNEGCDSSASSGLNTQEVLKLIGVFEPSFSFLLLQLVKLSTTSKRKPSAKEEEQVKVYKQVYSRLLRAEKNAALIQRVALYLELLDQLSPPAETDETGPSV; encoded by the exons ATGGCAGTTCATCGGGTGGGCAGGACTCTGCTGCTGGATGAGCTTGACATTCAAGAGCTCTTTATGCGGTCATCCCAT ACGGGAGACTGGACATGGCTGAAAGAGTTTTACCAGAGGCTTATTGACCAGAAGTGGCaaaggaagaagaaaagtaaAGAGCACTGGTATGAAAAGGCGATCCTCTCCAAGTTCCTTTACTACAG TataaatggaaatgatgttGCAGAACCTGTGCCTTCAGACTCAGACAACTGTGCTGAGGCAGAGGAGGCCTGTGGAAGTGCTGAATATGGTCCGTCCTGGCCTGCTACCTTTAACAGTACTGCTTCTGAAGCAGACCAGTCCACTATTCCCAAAGAG GAGCGAGTGGGGAACACTTATGCTCTTGGTCATGTCACATCTATTCCTAAAGAGCAGAACCTTCCCACTCTCTTCAATGAGGGAGAGAACAGCCAG GGCTTAAAGAATGACTTTGTACGGAATATCCTCTGGACGTTTGAGGACATTCACATGCTAGTGGGGTCCAACATGCCCATCTTTGGAGGAGGGCGCTACCCAGCAGTCAGTCTACGACTCAG GGATAACAACAAACCAATCAACATTCTCACTGGTATTGATTACTGGTTGGACAATTTGATGTGCAATGTACCAGAGCTTGTCATGTGCTTCCATGTAAATGGAATAGTACAG aAGTATGAGATGATAAAGACAGAGGACATCCCTGATTTGGAGAATTCTACTTTTTCCACGCGAGTTGTGAAGGACATTGCCCAGAatattctttcttttctcaagTCTAATTGTACCAAAGAAGGACACACCTATTGGCTATTTAAGG CCAGTGGAAGTGACATCGTAAAGCTGTATGACCTGACTACTCTGTGTGAGGAAGCGCCTGAAGAAAAGTGCCAGAATCCCTTCACCCTGCCTGTGGCTGTGCTGCTGTATAA GGTGGCCAGCAATATGATGCTGAAAAAGACCCAAAACAGGAAGCATTATGGGACCATCAGAACTCTCCTGCTCAACTGTGTTAAACTGCTGGATAAGGAAAAACACCCGCAA ATCATAGCCTCAGCACACTACATGCTTTCAGAGCTGTTCCAGCTAGATGACTCGAGTGAGGAAGAGAGTAATGGAGAGTCTCTGCGGAATGGAGGCTCAGAAGACAGTTAcagtgaggatgaggatgaagaagatgatgaagatgagagCTGCTCCTACAGCACATCGTCTGATCCACCGAAGGACTGCAAGGCTGTGGCAGTCATTAAGTCAGTGGGAGagctgtctgttcctgaaaagtACACCTCCACTCACAAGATCAGA CCCAACTGTTCATTTCCTGTGTCCCAAGACAAGGAAGAGAAATGTAGGCTTGTCCTTTGCTACGTTCTAAAG GGGCTGAAGGCAGTGGATAGCAGCATAAAGAAGGAAAGTGACTTGCCAGCGGCCGACCCAAACACCCCCATTCCTCTGAAATATGAGGAGAGTGGAGCCAGGGCTGTGGAGAAAGAGATTGCCCTGTTGCTTGACAGAG CTGCCCCGTGTGGTGAGGGCCTCAAGTTACCCATGCGCTCAGGCATGCTACCTGGCTCCTGGCAACACCAGATGAAGCTGCAGCTATTCCTGAAGGCCTCAAAAGCCTACTGTGTACTTGCTGAGGCTGCCACTAACCTGTTGAAGTATGGCCGTGCCCTGCGGTACATCAAACTGGCTTTACAATGCCATG ATGCATATTGTGCTATAAGCAGTGGATTGTACCCACGTGTCCTGTTGTTCCATagtcaatgtctctctctgtgtggtgACATACAGCTCATGTTGGCCCAGAATGCCTCAAACAGAGCTGCTTATCTGGAAGAGTACAACTACCAGACCAGAGATGATCAGGAGATCCTTCATTGTCTGCACCGGGAGAGCTCCTGCCAAG CCTTCAACATGGCCACTGATCTAGCCACTGACCCAGAGTACCAGCTTTTTGTCAGCAGTAAGTGTTATGAGGCTGCCCATGATCTTTTGACTTCTGAGGCACTGAAGGACCTGGGCCAGGAACAGCTGGCGCAGGTTTTGAAGCGGCTTGGCAACATCCGCAACGAGATGGGCGTGTTTTACATGAACCAggctgcagctttacagacgGAGAAAGAAGGAG TGCGGAGGTCGGTGTGTGCAGCAGAGCAGGAACTGTGGAAGAAAAGCTTCTCATATTTTGAGAAGGGCATGCAGAACTTTGAGGCCATCTCTGACTCTGTGAATAAAgctctgctgctgtgtaacatcGGCAGGCTGATGCGCATCTGCGCCCAGGCCCACTGCGCCATGACCTCAGAGGAGAGCCGTGGAGAGTTCTCACCGGAGGAAGCTCTTTACTACAACAAG GCTGTAGATTACTATCAAAGGGCCATGAAAAGTCTAGGCAGCAGAGAGAGCCATACAGCAGTATGGGATTCAGTGAACTGGGAGCTCTCTACCACATACTTTACCCTGGCAACACTGCTGCAGGACTATGCCCCACTGTCCCGCAAAGCCCAAGAGCAG ATTGAAAGAGAAGTGACAGAAGCCATGATGAAGTCTTTGCGATATTGTGACCTCCAGACGGAGTCTGCTCGTCAGCCACTGTACCAGTACAGAGCGGCTACCATTCACCACAGACTTGCCTCCATGTACCACAGCTGCTACCGCAACCAG GTGGGTAATGAGAGTTTACGGAAGCAGCATAGGTCTCTAGCAGAGCTCCATTACTCCAAAGCGGTCCGTCTGTTCCTCAGTCTTAGCGATGCACCCTGTGAGCTGCTTCGCACGCTGCTTGAGAGAGTAGCCTTTGCGGAGTTCACTATGGCAG GGCAGAACAGCAGTGCTGTGAAACTAAAAACCCTAACAGGTGCTCTAGAGATCATGAATGAAACACGGCATGCCTTCAGGCTAATCCACAAAGAGCTACATGAGCAACAGCAGAGAGAG GCATTGGCAGTAGAAGAGACTGTCAATCCTGAAGAGTCAAATGAGGGGTGTGATAGCTCTGCCTCTTCAGGACTGAACACACAGGAGGTGTTGAAGCTGATTGGTGTCTTTGAGCCCAGTTTTTCCttcctgctgctgcagctggtCAAACTCAGCACCACCAGTAAACGCAAACCCAG CGCTAAAGAAGAGGAGCAGGTGAAAGTCTACAAGCAGGTGTACTCCCGGCTGTTGCGAGCAGAAAAGAATGCAGCCCTGATCCAGCGTGTTGCCCTCTATTTGGAACTTCTGGATCAGCTGAGCCCACCAGCAGAAACTGATGAAACAGGACCATCAGTGTAA